The sequence below is a genomic window from Paenibacillus silvisoli.
CGCCTTCCAGCACGTAAAGCAGCTGGTGGACACAATGGTGATGCGGCTCGACAACGCTCCCGATCTGGTGCTTGCTCTCGTACAGATGCAACCCATGCCTTGGCATATCGATCGGCTTCAAGATCATCCGTCATCCTCCTCAAACATGCATGCGCGCTTACAAAACAAAGGCAGCCGAACATGTAGCCAGCTGCTTTCGTTTCCATTCATCTCTACTGCAAAATCCACTGCTTGCCGCAAGCCGTCACGCGCACACCGTTTGCATCGCCATAAAGCACGGTCACTTCGGGCACCCATTCTCCCTGTTCATTCAAGCGCTGTACATAGCTCCCCCACGCTTGACCCGTGCTCCAGAAGGCCGCGAATTCCGCCGCCCCCTCTTGCAGCACAGGAGCAAAACGAATCGTTCTGCTCGCCATATCGAATTGAAAGCCGCTGAAAGCGATGAGCAGTCCCCAGCTCGCCAGCGCGCGCGCGTAATGATTGCCGCATTCGATCTCGTTCCACGGATTCCGCCGATAACCGTCCTGTCGTTCCCACACGGAGCGTACGACGGTTAGCGCTTCCTCTACGAATCCTTCGTACACCAGATGGGTCGCAACCTGGTACTCGACGCCGGTCCACACTTCGTCGGAGTAGACGAACGGAAGCCGCGGCCTGCCTCCGTGCGGCCACGAGCACAGCGTCATGCCGCGCTCGTCGTTCAACACGTACGTGCGCTGGCAATTGACGTGATCGGTGAAATCTTCCTTGAAATTGTAGCGGAACACGGCATGCACGGCCGACTTCACATGCGCCTCCGGCAGCAAATACCCGAGTCCGTACAAGTGAGCCAGCTGCTGCGCAAGCATCTGGTCGGACAGGCAGCCGACGCCATACTGATATTTGTGCTCATCGATCTGTTCCAGCCGCTGCACGAAATACTCCCCGTTCCACAGCAGCTCGTCAAGCCGCTTGGAGCTTGTCTCGAACATCTCGCCGTAACGCTGCGCCAGCTCATTCTCCTGCAAATGCTGCGCCATCTTCTGCATCGCCTTCAACGCCGCGAGAAGCATGACGCCCGTCAGCGGATTCGGACCGAAAAACTCGATATCATACGTATTATGCTGCTGGCCGTCCAGGATCAGGTCGCCGTCCGTATCCCAATACTCGAGCGCAAACCGCATCGAGCGCTGAAGCGGCTCCCACAGCTCCCGCAGCATTTGATCGTCGCCGCTTAGCTTCCACTCGCGATAAACGCGAAGCGTCGAGCCTAGCTGGCCGTCTGCCGCGGCCGGACCGCCCGGTTCCTTCCAATCCCACAGGCAGTCGAAAATCGTATGCGCCCGAAAGCTCATTTTGCCGCGCTCGTTCAGCTCATCCAGCAGCTCCGTCCTTCTCATGCTCTGCTCCAGCTTCGGAAACAGAAACGCCGCTGACTGCGCGTAATTCCATACATGCGTGCAGTTGCCCTCGCAGCTGCCGATCGCATCGTACGTCCCTTCGAAAGCGAGGAAGCGGCCGTCCTTCAGCCGGAAGCACGTATTGCTGCGAATCGTCGTCAAATTGTTCGCCATCGACTCGATCACATAACGGGGCAGGCTGCTGCCAAACAGCGCATCGTGGAAAGCCGCCGTCTGCCGCGTAAGCCGCTCCCGCTCCCCGATCAAATAGGAAGCGGCCGACCACGAGCTGTCAAACTGGTTCGCGTAGTAGTTTTGCGCCACCTCGCGGCCCGGCTCCTTCACGCGAATGTCGCGGCTCCAGCCGTTAATCCGATTCGGGAAGTACCAAGCCAGGACGAACCGGATGTCTTTGCATTCACCCGGTGCCAGCTCGGCGCGCACGCCAATCGTCCCCGTACTCGGGCTGCCAGCCGGCGAAGGGGAATCGTAGCCCAAATCGTTCAGCAAGCCGTCTGCGGCGAAATCGTCCCAGAACTCCTGCAAGTAGTCGAACCAGGAGCCTCGATACCACACCCGCTTATAGGTGAGCTGCTCATATCCGGCTTCGGCCGCTAGCGACATATTGCCGTATTTCAAATCGCCTTCACCGTACCGGTTCGAATGCATGTACAAGCCGTTGAAGCCTGCTTCGGTACGAAGCTCATTCACGTGCTCGCCGAAATGACCGTATTCAATGCTTAAATCGCCTTCATATTCGATGCCTACCGGATTCATGAGCGATCCGGCTAACGTAACCGTCACCGGCTCGCTTGACGTATTGCGCACCCGATAGGTCAAATAAGCGCCCGGAATGCCGGAATCTTCTTCATTCAGCGGAATAAACGGCGTAAACGCTTCAAGCTGCACCTGCACAGGGAGCTGGCTGTCCTCGAAATCGATCCATACGAAAGGATACTCGCCTTTCATGGTCGAGTCGTCCATGCGGGGAAGCCCGCCGCCCGTACCCGGACCGTAGCCGTTATGCATAATATGGGGCGGCAGCAGCTTCGACTCCAGCACCTTTGCGACGGGCGCCTTGCCCGCTTGCCGAGCCCAAATGGAGAAATACGTATTCGGCAGCTGGCATCGCTTGCCCGGCTTATTGAATATTTCCCAATCGCGGAACTCCCCCCGGCTGCCCAAGGATACGTTGCCCGTCCCGATTCCGCCCAGCAAAAAGGCCGCTTCCCGCGCCTCGCGCGAATAAGTACGGCTTGCTTCCATTCCGATCCTCCGCCTCTCAACGACGATTATAATTTAATGGCGCCTCCCGTAAGGCCGGCCACGAACTGTCTCATGCCAAATACGAACAGAAGGAGGAGCGGAATGCTGGCGATGACATACCCTGCCATCAACGCGCCGTAATCTCCCGGGAAACCGTTCGTCAGAAACGCAAGTCCAATCGTCAGCGGGCGCATCTCGGCCGACTGAATCGTGACGAGCGGCCAAATATAGTCGTTCCATACGCCGAGAAACAGGTTGATGCCCATTAGCGTAAACATCGGCTTCAGCAGCGGCGCCGCCACATGCCAGAACGTCTGCAGCTCGGTTGCGCCGTCAATCGTCGCGCTCTCGAACAATTCCTTCGGCTGCTGTTCGACGAACGTCCGGATCACGAATACCCAGAACGGCTGCGCAGCCGCCGCAGCGAACAAAATAATGACCCAGTAGGTATCCAACAGTCCCAGCTTCAAAGCGAGAATAAACGATGGAATAAAATTCATAACGCCCGGAAGCAGCATTTTCGCGAACAGAACCCAGAACAGGATTTGGCGTCCCGGAAATTTCATTTTACCGAATGCGTAGCCTGCCAACGCCGCGAACAGTACGCCAACGAGCGCGCTGCCGGTCGACATGACGAAGCTGTTCCATATCATCGGAGCCACTTTCTCCCATGCCTTGCCGTAATTCACGAAATGGTAAGGCCCGTTAAACGAGAAGAAATGAAACACGATTTGCTTCTTGTCCTTTACCGACATTTGCACCATCAGAAGGAGCGGATACAGCATGGCTATACAAACAAGGATGATGAACGAATGCTTGAAGGTTTCGTTTACGCTCCACTTTTTCCCCATTAGTCATCACTCCTTATGTATTTAAAGGCGATAATCGAAATCAGCAGAGAGATGACGAACAGCACAAGGCCGACTGCCGAAGCATAGCCGAATTCCGTCTTGCCGCCGAACGCCCGCTGATACATATAAAGTCCGGGCACCAGCGTGGAGAAGCCCGGCCCGCCGTTCGTCAGCACGAGCTGGGTGCCGTAGCCCGTCACCGTTCCTGCCAGCACGCCGATCAAATTCAATTTAAATTGCCCTTTCATTAGCGGCAGCTCCACATGGATCATTCTCTTGATCGGTCCCGCCCCGTCAATGTCCGCCGCATCCCAAATATGGGAATCGACGCTTTGCAAGCCGCCCAAATAAATAAGCGCCGCAATCGTCTGAATGAACGGAAAGCCCATGAGCAGAATGCACCACTTCGCAAGCACCGGATCGCCAAGCCAAAGCTGCGCATAGTCGTCCAACCCTATGAAGGTCAGCAGCTGGTTAAAGAAGCCGATTTGCGGATTGTACATGAACTTCCAAATGAGCAGCGACACGATGCCGGGCACGATCATCGGCACGCAGAACAGGACGCGGTACATATATTGCAGCCGGCTGCTCTTGATCCGAAACAGCACGATGCAGGCCACGATCGTCGGAAACATCAGGATAAGGCCGAACACGAGGAAAAACAGCATGTTTTGGAGCGACACGTAGAATGTGGGGTCTTGAAAAATACGAACGAAATTGTCAAAGCCGATAAAGCTCTCCAAGTTCGCGCCGTCCCATCGGTAGAAGGAATGATAGATTCCGTCGAACATCGGAAAATATTCGAACAGCAGCGTCATCGCTATAGAGGGCAGCACGAACAAATAAGCGGTCATCCATGCCTTCATAGGCCATTTTCTAGATACGTTCATGTTGCTCCCTCCTTTCCTTGCACCGTCAAGATGAACCGGTACAAGCATGAAGGGGAAGGAACGGAGCCCGCCCTTCCCCTCTTGCGTCGATGTTCTTATTTCATAGCCGGCTCGATGTATTGCTTATAGAACTCCAGCTTGAGCTGCGCAAGGCCCAGGCTTTCTTCCGCCGCTTTAATGACGACGTCGGCTGCGCCGTCTGCCTTCTGCTTATCAAGCGCCTCCTGCAGCGTCTTGATCTGGTTCTGAATGCCGATGTTCGGATCAAGCGCGTCTTTGGCGCGCTGCGTCGTGTTCTTAATGCCGTCTTTGACGATCTTGTCCAAATATTCGTCCTTCGTCGATTGTCCGAGCAGCCATTCCTGGCTGAGCGGCATGCCGTCGCTCGCCATGTTGTAGACCGGATTGTCCAGCGTTTGCTCGAATTTATTGTCTTCGGTCGACAGGAACGCCTTCAGATCGGCCGGCACCGCTACATCTGCCGTAACCGGCGCCCATACGCCGATCTCGGACATTTTCGCTTGAACCTCTTTGCTCGTGAGGTATTGGAAAATGTCGATAATGACTTTCATTTTATCCGGATCCTTCTCCGCGTCCGCGTTAATGCCCCAGCCGTACGTCACTTGGTCGCCGCCTACCGGCATCCCTCCGGCTGCGTATTGCGACGTTTCCTGCGTAATCAGCGGGAACGGCATCAGACCGAATTTGAAATCGGTAATCGTTTCTTTGTAGAAGTTGTAGAACCAGTTGCCGTCCAGAATGAACGCCGCTTTGCCAAGCAGGAACAGCTGCTGGGACTGGTCGTACGTATTGCCTGCCCAGCCTTCCTGCCAATATTGCGAGAAGTCCTTCACGATATCGAGCGCCGAGTTGACGACCGGATCGTCCTTGCCGATTTTGCCGAGCATGACCGCGGCAAGCACTTTGTCCTCGTACAAATCCTTCGACTCGTACTTCTTGTCGAAGAACGTGTTCAGATAGCCTTCTCCGAGCTCCGAGCCGACCCAGGAGTTGATCCAGTTCAGGAACCGCTCGTTGTCGACCGTTACCGGAACGACGCCGCTCTCTTTGAGCTTCTTGCAAGCCTCGATGAACTCCGCCCATGTCTTCGGAATTTCCGTCACGCCTGCCTTGTCTAGCAAATCCTTGTTGTAGTAGAAAGGCATGAGCGGATTTTGCCCTGGGCCCGCATCCACCGGAACGAACGAAATCGAGCCGAATTTGTTTTGCGCCTTCAGTCCTCTGAGCGCCTTCTCGCCGTTGACGAACGTATCCACCCAAACTTTGTTGTCATTGTAAGGCGTCGGCTGCTTCATGTAGCCGTCGAGTCTGGCGATATAGCCTTGATCCGTGTATTTCGTAATGTTGGGACCGAACAATTTCATGACGTCCGGCGCCTTGTGGGATACGAATTGCGTATCGAGCAGCTTGTCGTAGCCTCCGTCGGCGAGCGGCTGATAGATCCGTTTAATGGTGACGTTCGGGTGCTGCTTCATGTATTCGTCAAACGCGTAGTCGTAATCTTTACCTTCGTTATTGTCGCGATTGGACCAGTCCATGAACGTAATCTCGACATTTTTATCCGCAGCCGCATCGTTCGTATGAGTCGTCTGATTCGTGCTAGCGTTCGCGTTTGTAGTCGCGTCGGTCGATGCGCTGCCCCCGTTGTTATCCTTGCTGCAGCCCGTTAAAGCGACCGACATTGTCAGCGCGGCGGCAATCGTAACGTGCCGCCCTTTCTTCCATACGGTTGATTTCATAGATTGGCTACCCCTCTCTGTATCCATTCCGCATTCTTATATTCCGGATTATACGAGCTTGATAGTGACAACTATACAAGAGCTGACAGCGCTTTCTCAAGGGAAAATAACCGCTGTCAGGTGTACAAAACTATGGTTGCGTCCGTCAATGATACCGTACTATAATACGGTATCATTGGGAGTAGGTGGGGGATGCATGCTGCATGTGCTCGTTGTGGATGACCGGCCGGCCGTTACGGAAGGCTTGCGAAAGCTCATCCCGTGGAACAAGCTTGACGCCGATTTGATCGGAGAAGCGCGAAACGGCAAAGACGCGCTTGAGCTGGCGAAGACGGAAAAGCCCGATCTCATCATTACCGACGTGAAAATGCCGATTATGGACGGAATCGAGCTCTGCCGCGAGGTTCAGGCTCTATTGCCGCAAACGAAGCTCATCATTCTTACCGCCTACGATGACTTCGCCTACGCGCGGTCCGCGATTCAGTATGGCGTCACCGACTACATTCTGAAGCCGATCGACCGGACGAAAATCAATCAAATTATCGAAACCATTTCGACGATCGCAAGCGATCGCGCCAAACGCGATCGGCTGAACGCCTTACTATACAGCTCTACCTTTCTCGACAGCTTCATCGCCGTCCTGAAAAGCGGCAAAGACGACGAATTTCTAGCCTTATTCGAAAGCGCATTCACGAAATGCGAGACGTCCGACCTCGGCATCGTGAAGGAGCTGTGCTTGAAGATCTCGATCACCCTCTTCGATTCGATCGAGTCGATCGGATTGAGCGCCGCGCAAATGGGAATGGCCAAGGATACGGCGATCCATGAGCTGACGCGCATGAAGACGAGCGACGATGCGAAAGAGCATGTCCGCGTACTGTTCCTCCATGCGATGCGGTTAATTCGCGAGAAGAGCGGCTCCCGCAGCGAAGCGACGGTCGAGCAGCTGAAGCACTATGTTCACGCCCACTATATGGACCCGAACCTGTGCATCGAATCGATTGCCGACGTGATGGAGCTGTCGGCCAACTATACGAGCGTTATTTTCCGCCAGAAAACCAACGAGCATTTAAGCGCCTATATTACGCAAGTACGAATGGAGCAAGCCCGCAGGCTGCTCAAGGACCCTCGCGCCGCGATCGCGCAAATTTCGAAGCAGGTCGGCTATAACGACTCTCACTATTTTGCCAAAGTGTTCAAGAAAGCGACCGGGCTTACGCCGACCCATTACCGCAACCTGCATTTCGGCGACAACGGGTGAGGGCATGAAACGATTCGTCGGCATTCATATCAAAATATCCAGTCTTTTCATGGCCGCCTTCGTCGCCATTATTCTGATTTCCAGCACCGTCTCGTACGTCCGGTTCAGCAGCATTTACCGCGAACGGATAGTGGAAGATTTAAATCAGATCATGATTAAAAACCAGATCAACATCGACCATATGATCGACGGCATCGATCAAGCGACGATGCTCGTCTACGATGACAAGACGATTACGGACATTTTGACGAGCACCTCAACCGACTATTTGACCAATTACAAAAATAAAGAACTCATCAACAACCAGCTCAACAAATACATTTACGTCCCGCTCAGCAACAATTTCACGTCCTACGAAATTATTTTCTACGTCAACGATACGATGCCGTTCGCGCGCAGCTTGTCCGCCTCCAACAACTTTCAGTTCAGCGGGCTGTTCAGCGACGAGCAGGCGCGAAATGCGCCTTGGTTCCGGCAGACGATGCGCAAGGATGGAGAGCTGTACTGGTTCCAGGACAATGACAATTCAAACCGGATCTTCGTCGCCAGATTGATCAAAAACTCGCAGCTAGTCGACGAAATCAGGCGCGGAGGCAATGCGGATCGAGCGAACCTGGGCGTCATCGTCATCAATTTCGACATCTCGCAAATTCATATGCAGATCAAATCGACCAAGCTGACCGATAAGACGCAGGTCGTGCTGCTGAACGAGAACGACGAGATGATCTATCGGCAGGGCAGCAGCCTGAAGCCCGAGATGTTCGAGAGCATTTACAAGCAATATTTGAAGGCCGGCCAATCGACGGCCTACGACGTAAGCTACGAGGACCAAGCTTATATCGTGAACGTCCGCGAAATCAAGAACGGCTGGAAGACGGTATCGCTGATCCCGCAGTCCGACATTTCCGAGCAAATGGGCGGCATTACGAACATTATCGTCACGGCGACCGTGCTCGCCATCGTGGCCGGGATTGCGTTATCTCTCCTGATCTCGACCCGAATTTCGCTGCCTATTCGAAAGCTCGCCACGACCATGGGCGGCGTTCAAAGCAAAAACAGCATGGAAACGATCGTCGTCCCGCAGTCGAACGACGAGGTCGGCATTTTGTACGTCAATTACAACCGGATGATCAACCGGATTAACGAGCTGATGGGGGACGTGTACCAGAGCGGCATTAAAGAGAAGGATGCCGAGCTGAAGGCGCTGCAGGCGCAAATCAACCCGCATTTTCTGTACAACACGCTCGACTCGGTCAATTGGATGGCGCTCGGCATCGGCGCGGACGAAATTTCCGAGACGATCTCGTCGCTCGCCAACATTTTGCGCTACTCGATCAAGGACCCGAACAAGCTCGTCCCGATCTTCAAGGAGGTCGAGCAGATCAAGCACTATATCGCGATTCGAATGATTTGCTACGGCGCCGAATTCGATGTGTCGTACGAGCTGGAGCCGGAAGCGCTCGGCTTCCTCATGCCGAAGCTGATTCTCCAGCCGCTCGTCGAAAACGCGATTCAGCACGGCATCGAGAAATCGCCGGGCAAAGGCCGGATCGCCATTGCCGGGAAGCTGCGGGAGGGCGTCATCGTCCTGACGGTCGATAATTCCGGCGACGGCAGCAGCGACGTGAACGCGATCAACGCCTATTTAACCGCCAAGCCGACCAGCCTGAGAGACGAAGATCGCGACGGCGGGTATGGCATTCCGAACGTGCACCAGCGCATTCAGCTTTTGTATGGCAAGCCGTACGGCCTGCGCTATGAACCAAACGCGGATGGCGGCGTCAAAGTGGTCGTCACGCTTCCGACGTGACGATGATCTACCGATCTACAATAAGAAACCTCCCCTTGGCGGGATGGAGCGGCTCTTCGGCCAGCTTCCATCCGCAAGGGGAGGTTTTTTGTGTTAGTTGCCGCCAGCAAGCTTGTGCAGACCGTCTCGCAGCATATCGTAGTAGGCCGTGTCGGCCGGTTCCCAGTCGGAGAAGAAGTCTCTCTTCATCCCCAAGATGTTTCCGATTTGCACGGAGAAGCCATGCTCGGCCGCAAGGTTGAAGTAGTCTGGCAGATGCTCGGCATAGCAATGAAAATCGAACGCAACCGGACAGCCAGGCGTCGTGCTGCGCAGCATCTCCCCCCGCCCCTTATGCTCGAGGACGTTGGAGCTGAATATATCGTAGGTACGGTTAATATCGATAAACGCGCTTAGATAGGGGTGGCCCGAGCATCCGATATGGCAGGCGTCCGGCTTGTAACGCTTCATCAGCGTATAGAAGCTCTCGAACACGCGGTAGAAGTAGTTCTCCTCGCCGCGCCATGCGGGCTCCGCCAGCCTGATGTCGGCATGGACTTTGTCGGCCAGAAAATCCGTTTTTACCCCGTCCAGATCGTAGCTGCCCGGATCGGAGGAGAACAGCTTGTAGAACAGCGGCTCCAAATATTCGGCGCGCACCTGCGGATTGGAATAGTCGCGCAGCCGGCTGCCGTGCTTGTTCCGTTTGCCGCCGTCCATTAAGAAGCGCTCCTCGACAACCACCTGATCGTACAGCTCCGCCCAATTCCACCAGACGACCGCCTTCATCCCCCGGCTATGGATCTCGTCGACAAGCTTCCGGAAATCGGGAAACCGTTCGGGATGCGGACGCCAATCGCCGGTTACCGTCTGCCAGCCCGTGTCCAGCAGTATCGTTCGGAACGGGAGCTTCTCCCGCTCGATGACGTCGAGCGCCTCGCGAACGAGCCGCTCGTCCATGAAGCTTGCCGCCGTATCCAACGTCCCGGACACGGTCTGTTCCTGCAGCTGAGTCGGAATGAACACCTCCGATTTGTAGCCTTGGTCGTGCCACGTGCAGTAGACGTTCTCCGTATGCCAGGCCTCGCGCTTCTTTAAGCTTGGGTCGGGTATATGGCCCTCCCGCACAAGCAGCGAGGTATAGGCTCCAATCACCTCATGCACCGGCTTCCGCTCCTCTAGAAATAGGCAGAAGCGCGGCGATTCGAACGGCTGCCCCGCCTCCAGCAGCTGTCCTGCGCCGAGCGGGCCATAATTCAGACTCCAATCCGCGGTTACGAAATCCTTCGCTTCAATGTACATGCCGTACGAGGTTGGCATATCCTTCGCGCCGAAGAACAGACTCCGTTCATTCTTCCGCAAAATAACCATCGTTGGGTGCGGGGCGAATTGCCAATCGTTCGAGTATGTGCTCGTTGCGAAGCCCTCTCCGCAGTTAAGCTCCGGCCACGTCTGCGGCGTATGGTGCCGGTTGCGGAAGTTGACTAGATCGTACATATTGATGCCCGTGCCCAGCGGAAACAGCAGCAGCCGATTCAACTCGGTACGCCGGACCGGAACGAATCTTGAATAAAGCTCTAGATGCCCCTCTCTCGCTTCGATCGCAAGCTCGAAAGATCGGACGCCATCGCCGGCAAAGCGCAGCACCATCGCTTGCTCGGTGCACGATACCGACTGCAGCTCCATTGGAGGCTGCTTCCCTTCCAGCACAGGAGAGAACAATTGCAGGTGCGGCGCAATAAGCAGTCTATCGCCTCTGCTTGCATCCCGAATCGTAATCGAGTGCGATTGCTCCTCAAGCTCCACTTGAAGCGCACCGCTTCGTAATGTATAGCGCACAGAAAGCGCCTCCCTTTCTAGCCGTTGGCGAATATTTTACGCGTGCGATTCGTGTTCGGCAGCCCGATCGGCGCGCCCGTCCGGATGCTCTCGATCGCTCCGAAGCCGATCTCATGGATGCAAATAAACGCATCGTCCGAGCAGTGCGGCGCCGCGCCGCCATTCAAATAACCGGCGATTTGGTTGTAGGCGACCGTAAACACGCTCGTCGTGTCGCGCGAGTCGTATTCGCTCAAATCGACTTCGTTCCCTTCGCTGTCGCATGCGTACGGAGCGACGTACATGCCTGCGCGCACCTTCCCTTTCGTCCCGAACACCTCGCAATAGAAATCGCCATGCATGCCGGCCGCCCCGACTTGGATTCCTGTTACGCCATTCGCGAACGAAATGACCATCGCATCGAGGGCAGGCTCATCCTCATACCCGGCAGGTGCCGGACGTCCGGCCTTCCCAGTCGCAAAAACCGTCGCCGGTTCATAGCCTGCAAACTGGCAAATAAGGTCGGTCGTATGGCTCGCAAAAGAAAGCACGTCGCCGCCGGTGTAACCGACGACCTTCTGCACGTCCCCGATCAGCCCGTCTTGGACAAGCTGCTGCAGCTTCAGAATATGCGGCGCCCAGTGCCGCGAGTACGATGCCGTAATCGGAATGCGAAGCTCGGCGGCAAGCGCGACAAGCTCGTCCATCTCCTCCAGCGAGCAGGTAGGCGGCTTTTCCAGAAAAATCGCTTTCGGCTTCGCTGCCAGCACGTCCTTCGCCACTTGATAGTGGTAAGGGCCGCGCACGCAAATGGCGACAATGTCGAGCGACTCTTGCTCCAGCATCGCCGAAGTCGATTGATAGTAATGAACATCCGGGAATACGGCGCCCCATTCCTCGCGGAACGCCGATAAGGCCGCCTCCGACAAATCGGCGACCGCCGTCAATTCCACTTGATCGCTGAAACGAATGCCGCCAGCGTGACAATACGGGTTCAAGCTGTCCGGACTGCCATACTTGGCGGCGATATGTCCAAGACCGATAATGCCTACTTTAACCATTTACATGTCCCCCTTATCGATGTTCGAGCGTTCTAAAGGCGTAACCGCTCCGGTTGCGGCCCATTCGCAGCCGCGCAGCAGCGACTGCTGAAACCCGTTGTTGTGAAAAGCGATCATGGAGCTTCCTTTGTAGTCGCCGTCCGGATCGCCTGGCCATACGTGGCCGAGCGCGTGCTGAAACACGCGTCCGCTTCCATAGCGAAGCACGAGCATGACGGGCTCATGCAAGCCTGTGCCTCCCTTGGCAGGGTCCGAATA
It includes:
- a CDS encoding response regulator transcription factor, which codes for MLHVLVVDDRPAVTEGLRKLIPWNKLDADLIGEARNGKDALELAKTEKPDLIITDVKMPIMDGIELCREVQALLPQTKLIILTAYDDFAYARSAIQYGVTDYILKPIDRTKINQIIETISTIASDRAKRDRLNALLYSSTFLDSFIAVLKSGKDDEFLALFESAFTKCETSDLGIVKELCLKISITLFDSIESIGLSAAQMGMAKDTAIHELTRMKTSDDAKEHVRVLFLHAMRLIREKSGSRSEATVEQLKHYVHAHYMDPNLCIESIADVMELSANYTSVIFRQKTNEHLSAYITQVRMEQARRLLKDPRAAIAQISKQVGYNDSHYFAKVFKKATGLTPTHYRNLHFGDNG
- a CDS encoding GH116 family glycosyl-hydrolase, producing the protein MEASRTYSREAREAAFLLGGIGTGNVSLGSRGEFRDWEIFNKPGKRCQLPNTYFSIWARQAGKAPVAKVLESKLLPPHIMHNGYGPGTGGGLPRMDDSTMKGEYPFVWIDFEDSQLPVQVQLEAFTPFIPLNEEDSGIPGAYLTYRVRNTSSEPVTVTLAGSLMNPVGIEYEGDLSIEYGHFGEHVNELRTEAGFNGLYMHSNRYGEGDLKYGNMSLAAEAGYEQLTYKRVWYRGSWFDYLQEFWDDFAADGLLNDLGYDSPSPAGSPSTGTIGVRAELAPGECKDIRFVLAWYFPNRINGWSRDIRVKEPGREVAQNYYANQFDSSWSAASYLIGERERLTRQTAAFHDALFGSSLPRYVIESMANNLTTIRSNTCFRLKDGRFLAFEGTYDAIGSCEGNCTHVWNYAQSAAFLFPKLEQSMRRTELLDELNERGKMSFRAHTIFDCLWDWKEPGGPAAADGQLGSTLRVYREWKLSGDDQMLRELWEPLQRSMRFALEYWDTDGDLILDGQQHNTYDIEFFGPNPLTGVMLLAALKAMQKMAQHLQENELAQRYGEMFETSSKRLDELLWNGEYFVQRLEQIDEHKYQYGVGCLSDQMLAQQLAHLYGLGYLLPEAHVKSAVHAVFRYNFKEDFTDHVNCQRTYVLNDERGMTLCSWPHGGRPRLPFVYSDEVWTGVEYQVATHLVYEGFVEEALTVVRSVWERQDGYRRNPWNEIECGNHYARALASWGLLIAFSGFQFDMASRTIRFAPVLQEGAAEFAAFWSTGQAWGSYVQRLNEQGEWVPEVTVLYGDANGVRVTACGKQWILQ
- a CDS encoding ABC transporter substrate-binding protein, yielding MKSTVWKKGRHVTIAAALTMSVALTGCSKDNNGGSASTDATTNANASTNQTTHTNDAAADKNVEITFMDWSNRDNNEGKDYDYAFDEYMKQHPNVTIKRIYQPLADGGYDKLLDTQFVSHKAPDVMKLFGPNITKYTDQGYIARLDGYMKQPTPYNDNKVWVDTFVNGEKALRGLKAQNKFGSISFVPVDAGPGQNPLMPFYYNKDLLDKAGVTEIPKTWAEFIEACKKLKESGVVPVTVDNERFLNWINSWVGSELGEGYLNTFFDKKYESKDLYEDKVLAAVMLGKIGKDDPVVNSALDIVKDFSQYWQEGWAGNTYDQSQQLFLLGKAAFILDGNWFYNFYKETITDFKFGLMPFPLITQETSQYAAGGMPVGGDQVTYGWGINADAEKDPDKMKVIIDIFQYLTSKEVQAKMSEIGVWAPVTADVAVPADLKAFLSTEDNKFEQTLDNPVYNMASDGMPLSQEWLLGQSTKDEYLDKIVKDGIKNTTQRAKDALDPNIGIQNQIKTLQEALDKQKADGAADVVIKAAEESLGLAQLKLEFYKQYIEPAMK
- a CDS encoding carbohydrate ABC transporter permease → MNVSRKWPMKAWMTAYLFVLPSIAMTLLFEYFPMFDGIYHSFYRWDGANLESFIGFDNFVRIFQDPTFYVSLQNMLFFLVFGLILMFPTIVACIVLFRIKSSRLQYMYRVLFCVPMIVPGIVSLLIWKFMYNPQIGFFNQLLTFIGLDDYAQLWLGDPVLAKWCILLMGFPFIQTIAALIYLGGLQSVDSHIWDAADIDGAGPIKRMIHVELPLMKGQFKLNLIGVLAGTVTGYGTQLVLTNGGPGFSTLVPGLYMYQRAFGGKTEFGYASAVGLVLFVISLLISIIAFKYIRSDD
- a CDS encoding sensor histidine kinase, producing MKRFVGIHIKISSLFMAAFVAIILISSTVSYVRFSSIYRERIVEDLNQIMIKNQINIDHMIDGIDQATMLVYDDKTITDILTSTSTDYLTNYKNKELINNQLNKYIYVPLSNNFTSYEIIFYVNDTMPFARSLSASNNFQFSGLFSDEQARNAPWFRQTMRKDGELYWFQDNDNSNRIFVARLIKNSQLVDEIRRGGNADRANLGVIVINFDISQIHMQIKSTKLTDKTQVVLLNENDEMIYRQGSSLKPEMFESIYKQYLKAGQSTAYDVSYEDQAYIVNVREIKNGWKTVSLIPQSDISEQMGGITNIIVTATVLAIVAGIALSLLISTRISLPIRKLATTMGGVQSKNSMETIVVPQSNDEVGILYVNYNRMINRINELMGDVYQSGIKEKDAELKALQAQINPHFLYNTLDSVNWMALGIGADEISETISSLANILRYSIKDPNKLVPIFKEVEQIKHYIAIRMICYGAEFDVSYELEPEALGFLMPKLILQPLVENAIQHGIEKSPGKGRIAIAGKLREGVIVLTVDNSGDGSSDVNAINAYLTAKPTSLRDEDRDGGYGIPNVHQRIQLLYGKPYGLRYEPNADGGVKVVVTLPT
- a CDS encoding carbohydrate ABC transporter permease, encoding MGKKWSVNETFKHSFIILVCIAMLYPLLLMVQMSVKDKKQIVFHFFSFNGPYHFVNYGKAWEKVAPMIWNSFVMSTGSALVGVLFAALAGYAFGKMKFPGRQILFWVLFAKMLLPGVMNFIPSFILALKLGLLDTYWVIILFAAAAAQPFWVFVIRTFVEQQPKELFESATIDGATELQTFWHVAAPLLKPMFTLMGINLFLGVWNDYIWPLVTIQSAEMRPLTIGLAFLTNGFPGDYGALMAGYVIASIPLLLLFVFGMRQFVAGLTGGAIKL